TCCGGAGGGATTCGAAGCTTGCGAGCGAGAGTGTTTCAAACTACCCTTAGGGAGTGATGAAACTCGAAGCGAAACTTTTTGCGGGAAAGTTTTGAACTTCCGTAAGAAGTGATTTGATAATTCAGAAAATGGAAACTCGAAATTTCAATTCGCTTCGGGAACGCTCGTCTGAAGATTCTTCCATTCCATTGAATAGAATCGGTATTTTCCGTCGCTGGAATATCCTTCCACAAAAAAACGATTCAATGTTTTACGATAAACTACGCTCGTAATTTGGAGAGATTCTTCGTTCGTCTCGTTTCGAAAATCGATACGAGCCGGAACCGAATGATACGCCACACTGGCGAACAATAGACTCCATTCTTCTTGATCTTGAGAAAAAAGAGCGCTCCCCAAAATTGCTTCCGGAGAAAGTCCCTGAAAAGGAACACAATTCTGCGGTTGTATTAGGGTTTTCTTAAATAACGAAGAACGTCCTTGTTTGCAGAGAAATGCAGGGTTCGAGGATAACACGAGAGTCGTCTCCGCCTTTCGATAATCCCAAAACGGAGTCTGATTCTTTTCGCCTCCAAAAAGTTTCTCATCGAGAAGTTTCGCATAACGTGAAGAACTTTCTGAAGAATCCTCCGGATCGGTATCCTCCGTCTTTTGTGAAGAACTTCTTCCAAGAAGAAATTCATAAACCGGATCCGGGGCGTCCGAATTTAGAATTCGAATCGCTTTGAGAAGTTCCTGACCCGGATGGCCTTCGTCCATGTTTTTAAAACAGATTCGATTCAAGAGCTCTTCGGATTCGTCTCCGGGTGAAAATCCCTTTGCGATCTGTCCACAGGCTTCCTGTTTTCTTCCGGATGCGAGTAACGTCTTTGCGGTTTCTATTCTTCCCCGTTCTTTGCTTCCATATGAGGAGCTCATCCAAAAATAACGCGCCGAGGAATCGTATTTCCCCAAGTTTCTCAAAAACTTACCGTAAAGATACAAGAGATCGGATTTTCCCTCTTCGCTTAACGATTTTAATCTTCCTCCAGAATAAATCCTCTTATAGGCGCTTCCCCGATCGGAATGAAGAGTATAACTGATTCTCAATGCGAGCGAAGTCTCAGGGCTCAGAATATTTCGGACTTCTCCAAAGGCGTGAATCTTTTCCCAACCGTCGTAATCGCCCATTTTGATCTTTACCGCATAACAAGCCTTATAGAGAGGCGCGTTTTCTTTTTTAGAGAGAATCTTAAATAGAAGCGGAAGCTCCGGAAGCGGAGAAGCAGTCGCTGTATCTGCGGATTCTTCGAGAAGGTTTTCAGAAGAATTTTCTTTCGAGTTTTGTTCCTGAAAAAAAGGATCCGGATCGGGTATCGGTCTACTACATCCCGAAATCACAGAAACAAGTGCGGACGGGCTTACGCTCAATCCGTTAGCGAGTTCTGTAACGAGCGATGGGTATTTTCCTTTCTTATCGGTAATCTTTCCGGAACGGCTCATGATTAAAATCGCAGGAATGTATTTTCGATATTTCTCATATAGAAAGAAAAGTCGAGAGGACGCGGTCTTTCGAATATCGGACTTCTGCGACGTTCGGAGTAATTCTTCGTATAAGGGAATTGAAAAAAGAGGATCCTCTTTTTCCATCGCGTAAGCGTCCTCGTAAGAAACGGACTCCAAGTTCAAAACAAAACTTAAAAAAATTAGAATATAAGAAAAACGTTTAAAATACATTTCTGAGAACTTCCCGCTTTGCGTCGCTTCCGTGATTGAGAGGACAAACTTCGGAAGGTACGGTTCCATTCTTGAACAATTCCTTTTTGGAATGTTTGCAGGATGGTCCCGGAAGTTTTCCGGATTCTTCACAGACCGTTGCGGTGATCGCGTGTTCGGTCACGGGATATCTTCGTTTTAGTTCCTCCGCGTCCTCGGCGGATTCGAAAACCTTTGCGACCGCACCCCAAAGAGGAGCGGCGACGGTTCCGCCTAACGCGGACGAGCCGAGACCGAAACTCGGATCGTCGTATCCAAGCCAGATCGCCATGGAAAGTCCCGGTTTGACTCCTACGAACCAATTGTCCCGATTGTCGTTCGTGGTTCCCGTTTTACCGGCCACTTCGCCTTTGTAACCTGTGTTCCGTACACCCGCAGAATTCGCGCTTCCATGAAGAAGATCGATCATGATCTCCGCAACTTGGGAAGAGAGAACCTTTCGTTCTTCCGGAACTTTTAAACCGAACTCGTCCGTCGCCTTTCTTTCAAAGATGATTTTTCCCGAACGATCGGTTATCTTCTGGATGAGATAAGGGCGTTTGATCGAACCGTCGTTCGCGAAGGCCGAATAAGCCGAAGCCATTTCAAGAGGTGAAATCTCTAATGACCCGAGTGCAAGAGAAAGGTCACCCCTAAATCTGGATTGAAGCATCTTGGAATCCGGGAAGAAAAATTTTTGAAAGAATTCTTGGATTCTGGAAATTCCGAGCTTTTCCGCGATCTGAACCGCGGCTGTGTTCTTGGACTTAGCCAAAGCTTGTCTAACGCTGATATCACCGTCGTATTGATTTCCGATATTCTCCGGCATCCAGTTTCCGGTTTGATTTCTATAGATAAGAGGCGCGTCCAAAATTCGAGAAGAAGCCGTAATCAGGCCGTTTTCAATCGCGGCGGAATAGAGAATCGGCTTTATAGACGAGCCAGTCTGGCGTTTCATTCCTGTGGTTCGATCCAATTGGTTGTCCGCCTTAAATTCGGAACCGCCGTGCATCAATAGAATTTCACCCGTGGACGGATCAACGGCGACTAACGCAACTTGGAGCCCCGATTCGTTTGAACCCGAAAAAGAATCCGTATCCATAAAGAGTTCAAGCGCTGGAGAAAGATCCTGCACGTATTTTCGAAAGACCGCCGTTTCACTGGAATTCTTGTTATCCGTAAGCTTTGTCTTACGAACCAGGCCGTTTTTTTGAACATTGTCGACGTACGTTTTTACGATCTTCTGGAGTTCCGCCTGAACCGGTTCTGCGATCGTAGTATAGATCGAAAATCCTCCGGTCTCATAAATATTTGAATCCGGATAAAGGGAATTTAAGAATTTACGAACGTGTTCCGTCACGTAAGGAGAATGGTCCCTTCGATTCCCGAAGACGGTTTCACCGGGAGAGCGCATGTGAAAGGAAAGATAGAGTTCGTCCAACTTCGTTTTCGGATTTTCTTTTAGAATTTCGTCTTCCCGAAAAGAATGAATGATCGCATTGACCCTCTGTCTCGAAAGATCCGGATTTTTCAGAGGAGAATATCGGTTCGGTGCCGAAGCCAAG
The window above is part of the Leptospira stimsonii genome. Proteins encoded here:
- a CDS encoding transglycosylase domain-containing protein, whose amino-acid sequence is METGIQTLRSPRFLCPECGTASRLPEGVPTGSVFRLTCYQCGHKALVRMEPPPPPLSPREPIVSAPKISPSKPTEPPRREEPLRNAGTPANATPQKDLEPTGPGFLERISHSLEEFRASLSSKMRELREKFGESRNAPTPDPLFGEERPLLRREKIAFEKKPFFSVRREIEEGSQPRIKTLAERLRDQMSSHRLRLPNFVLLSAGVVISLLLLGMIVFWVGVISRESELQQMISLFYNHQPSVIYDRDGKKVSEIFAKKTSNLEWDAYPENLKKIVLLVEDRRFFSHSGINYLSIARAILVNITSFRFKQGASTITQQLARILLDDREKSLVRKIKEAQLAFALEYTYEKKQIFLYYLNNVYLGHGAFGFASAAEFYFKKNPNELTTEEMIVLASLASAPNRYSPLKNPDLSRQRVNAIIHSFREDEILKENPKTKLDELYLSFHMRSPGETVFGNRRDHSPYVTEHVRKFLNSLYPDSNIYETGGFSIYTTIAEPVQAELQKIVKTYVDNVQKNGLVRKTKLTDNKNSSETAVFRKYVQDLSPALELFMDTDSFSGSNESGLQVALVAVDPSTGEILLMHGGSEFKADNQLDRTTGMKRQTGSSIKPILYSAAIENGLITASSRILDAPLIYRNQTGNWMPENIGNQYDGDISVRQALAKSKNTAAVQIAEKLGISRIQEFFQKFFFPDSKMLQSRFRGDLSLALGSLEISPLEMASAYSAFANDGSIKRPYLIQKITDRSGKIIFERKATDEFGLKVPEERKVLSSQVAEIMIDLLHGSANSAGVRNTGYKGEVAGKTGTTNDNRDNWFVGVKPGLSMAIWLGYDDPSFGLGSSALGGTVAAPLWGAVAKVFESAEDAEELKRRYPVTEHAITATVCEESGKLPGPSCKHSKKELFKNGTVPSEVCPLNHGSDAKREVLRNVF